The sequence below is a genomic window from Thalassobaculum sp. OXR-137.
GGTTGCGTCCCTCCAGGATCGGCCAGGCGAGGGCCACGACCAGCGCGATGGCGGCCAGCAGCGGGATCAGGGCAAAAAGGCGGCGCACGGGTTCAGTCGTCTCCGCCGGCTGCGGCGAGATCCATCCGGGCGCGGCGCGGCGCCGGGGCGCCGACGCGCAGGCGCCGGTCGGCCAGCGACACCAGCCCGCCCAGCGACATCAGGAAGCCGCCGACCCAGATCCACATCACCAGGGTCTTGTAGTAGACGCGGATGGTCCAGCGATCCCCGTCGGCCGGCTCGCCGAGCACGGTGTAGAGGTCGCCGGCCGGTCGCACCCGGATCGCGGCCTCCGTCGTCTGCTGGCCCTCGGCCGGGAAGAAGCGGCGTTCGGATTCCAGACGATGGCCGTCTTCCAGAACGAAACTGCCGACCTGGGCGTTGAAGTTCGGACCGGCGCGCTCGGTGACCCCCTCGAAGGTGAGGGTATGGCCGGCGATCTCAACCTTGTCGCCCGGTGCCGCGTAGCGCACGACCTCGGCGCTGAAATAGGTCTCACCGACCGCGCCGACGATGAACACCGCCAGCCCGAAATGGGCGAGGGTCATGCCGTATGCGGAGCGCGGCAGACCGGCGGCGCGGGACAGGGAGGAGGACAGCGGCACCCGGAACAGGCGGACCCGGTCGGCCCATTCGGTGAGCACGGCGATTGCCAGCCACGCGGCAAGCGCCATGCCCAGGGCGGCCCCGACCGGCGCGCCCTGGAGCCAGGCCAGCGCCATGCCGACGCAGATCGCGATGATGGCCGCGGCCCAGAGATTGTGCAGGGCGCCGGCCAGATCGCCGCGCTTCCAGGCCAGCATCGGGCCGATGCCGAGCGCGATGATCAGCGGCACCATCAGCGGCACGAACGTCGCCTCGAAGAACGGCGGGCCGACGGAAACCTTCTCGCCGGTCACGGTCTCCAGCGCCAGCGGATAGAGGGTGCCGATCAGGACCGTGGCGGCGCCGGTGGCGTTGAGCAGGTTGTTCAGCACCAGCCCGCCCTCGCGGCTGATCGGGCGGAACACGCCGCCCCCCTCCATCGTCGGCGCGCGCCACGCGTAGAGCGCGAAGGAGCCGCCGATGGCGATGGCGAGCAGAACCAGGATGAACATGCCGCGCTCCGGATCGACCGCGAAGGCATGGACGCTGGTCAGCACGCCGGAGCGGACCAGGAAGGTCCCGAGCAGCGACAGGGCGAAGGCGATCAGGGCCAGCAGGATGGTCCAGCTCTTCAGGGCGTCGCGCTTCTCCACCACGATGGCGGAGTGCAGCAGGGCGGTCGCCGCCAGCCAGGGCATGAAGCTGGCGTTCTCCACGGGATCCCAGAACCACCAGCCGCCCCAGCCGAGTTCGTAATAGGCCCAGCCCGAGCCCAGCGTGATGCCGGCGGTCAGGGCCACCCAGGCGGCCAGGGTCCAGGGCCGCACCCAGCGCGCCCAGGACGGATCGACGCGACCTTCCAGCAGGGCGGCCACGGCGAAGGAGAAGGTGGTCGAGAGCCCGACATAGCCGAGGTAGAGCATCGGCGGATGCAGGGCGAGGCCGATATCCTGCAGCAGGGGGTTCAGTCCGCGGCCGTCGATCGGCGCCGGGATCACCCGCTCGAAGGGGTTGGAGGTGAACAGGATGAAGGCCAGGAAGCCGATGCCGATCAGGCCCTGGATCGCGATGGTCCGCGCCCGCAGGCTTTCCGGCAGGTTGCCGCCGAAGGCCGCCACCGCCGCGCCGAACAGCGACAGGATCAGCACCCAGAGCAGCATCGAGCCCTCGTGGTTCCCCCACACGCCCGAGACCTTGTAGAGCATCGGCTTCAGGGAATGGGAGTTCTCGGCCACGTTGGAGACCGAAAAGTCGGAGGTCACAAAGGCGTGAGTCAGTGCGCCGAAGGCAAAGATCAGGGCGGCGAACTGCACCAGGGCGGCCGGCTGCGCCATCTCCATCAAGGTGGAATCACGCCGCGCTGCGCCGTAGAGCGGCACGACCGTCTGGAACACCGCGACGACCAGGGCGGCGGCCAGGGCCAGATGGCCGAGCTCGGCGATCAAGAGTCGCCTCCGGCGTTCGGGGCGGTCCCGGGAGCAGCCGTGCCGGGCGGCGGATCGCCCTCCTTCCAGTGACCCTGTTTCTTCAGCGCGTCGGCGACCTCCTTGGGCATGTAGGTCTCGTCGTGCTTGGCCAGGACTTCGTCGGCCTGGAAAACGGCGTCCCGCAGGCGCCCCTGGGCGACGATGCCCTGACCCTCGCGGAACAGGTCGGGCAGGATGCCCACATAGCGCACCGGCAGGCTGGTATTGCCGTCGGTCACCACGAACCGGATCTCCGCGTCGGCGGGCCCGCGCTCGACCGAGCCGCTTTCCACGAGGCCGCCGATGCGGATGCGCCGCTCCGGATCGGTCGGCTGCGCCTGCAGGTCGGTCGGACTGAAGAAGAAGACGACGCTGTCCTCGAATGCGGTCAGCACCAGCCCGGCGGCGATGCCGAGAAAGGCGAGGCCGCCGACGATCATGGCGATGCGCTGGTTCTTGCGGGTCATCGTCCGTCCTCCGCCCGGTCTTCGCCGGCGCGTCGACGGATATCGGCGCCGAGCTCGCGCAGACGGGCCACTTCCGCCTCTTGGCGGCGGGCACCAGTCCAGGAATGGATCAGGAGGCCGATCAGCACGAGCGCGGCGATGCCGTAGGACGGCCAGACATATGCCGCGTATCCACCCATCGAGAAATAGTCCACGCCCGGTTCTCCCCGGTCTGTCACTCACGGGTCCCTGCGCACCCTTGTCCGTCAAACCTAAGGCGTCAGACCCGCTACGCCAAGCGTGACGGCGGCCTGCGCCGTGCGGCCAATCGCATCACGGGGCGACAGGAATGTGGGTTAACGGGCCGCCGCGGCAAGCCGCATCTGGCGCAGGCGGCGTCCGGCATAGAGGCTGCGCAGCCGGAGGATCATCATCACACCGAACAGCGAGAAATACGCGCTCGCCATCAGCATCAGCGGCAGCAGCATTTCCGGGGCGATGGACGGTCCGTCCATGCGCAGCACGCTGGCCGGCTGGTGCAGGGTGTTCCACCAGTCGACGGAGAACTTGATGATCGGCAGGTTGACCGCGCCGACCAGCGCCAGCACCGCCCCGGCCCGTCCGCCCCGGTCCTGGTCGTCGAAGGCGTTCACCAGCGCGATATAGCCCAGATACAGGAAGAACAGGATCAGCACGGAGGTCAGCCGGGCGTCCCAGACCCACCAGGTGCCCCACATCGGCTGACCCCAGAGCGACCCCGTGGCGAGCGAGATCAGGGTGAAGCCCGCGCCGATGGGTGCGGCCGCCCGGGCCGCGAGATCCGCCAGGATATGCTTCCAGATCAGGAAGGACGCGCCGGCCAGCGCCATGGTCGCGTAGCAGGCCAGGGCCGCCCAGGCCGCCGGCACGTGCACATACATGATCCGCACCGTCTCGCCTTGCTGGTAATCGGCGGGGCTGTCGAACAGCGCGTAATACAGGCCGGCGGCGAACAGGCCGGCCGACACCGCCCCCAGAACCGGCAGGAGGGCGTTGGCGATGCGGAAGAACCGGGTCGGGTTGGCGAAGCGGTGCATGGGGTGGATATCGCTCAGTCGAGCGCCTGGCGCAAGGCGGCACCCGCGGCAAGCGGCGCCAGCGGGATGGAGGCGGCCAGGATCGCGCCAAGAAACAGCAGATGCACCCGAACCGACAGCCCGGCGCCGGACGCTTCCACCGCGGACACCGCGAAGATCAGTACCGGGATCAGCAGGGGCAGGACGATCAGCGCCACCAGGACGCCGGCCCGCCGCGCCCCGACGACCAGCGCGGCGCCCACCGTGCCGAACAGGCTGACCACCGGCGTGCCGATCGCCAGGGTGGCGACCAGGGTCCAGTAAGCATCGGCGGCGAGGTTCAGGCTCACGGCCAGCAGCGGCGCCAGCACCAGCATCGGCAGCCCGGTCGTCAGCCAATGGGCGCAGGCCTTGGCCAGGGCCAGCAGCGACAGGGGCAGGCCGGACAGGGCGAGCTGCTCGAGCCCCCCGTCTTCGGAATCCTGCTGGAACAGCCGGTCGAAGGAGAGCATCGCGGCGAGCAGGGCGGTGACCCAGAGCACCGCCGGCGCGATCCGGGACAGCAGTTCCGGCGTCGGGCCGAGGCCGAGCGGGAACAGGGCGACCACGACCACAAAGAAGGCGAGGGTCATCGCGATATCGGTGCCCTGGCGCCGGGCGAGGCGCAGGTCGCGGGCGACGACGGCGAGAAACGGTCTCACACCAGGCCCTCTTGCGACATCTCGTCGAAGGCATCGGGCCTCCAGGCGAAGGCGCCCGGGTCCAGGGTCGCATCGCCCGGTCCGAGGTCGAGGGCGATGTGGGTGGCGGCGATCACCATGCCGCCGGCGGATCGGTGGCCGGCGATGGCCCGCTCGAGCGCGGCGACCGAGGCGGCATCGAGGCCGACCGTCGGTTCGTCCAGCAGCCAGAGCGGCGCCCCTGAGGCGACGACCCGGGCCAGGGCGACCCGGCGGCGCTGGCCGGCCGACAGCCATCCGGCCGGCAGATCGGCCAGCCGCTCCAGGTCGAGCAGGGCGAAGGCCCGATCCAGGGTTTCCTGGGAGCGCCGTCCGGCGACCGCCAACAGGGTTTCGGCATTCTCGCGCGCCGTCAGCGCCGATTTCAGCGCGTCCGCATGGCCCAGATAGGCGATGCGACGGCCGTGGGCGGCCGGATCGTCGCCGATCGGCGCGCCGTTCCAGTTCACCCGACCCCGCAGCGGCGCCAGCAGTCCGGCGACGACCCGCAGGACGGTGCTCTTGCCGCCGCCGTTCGGACCGGCCAGCCGTAGGGCGCCGCCGACGTCCAGCGCCAGGGACAGCCCGGCGAATACCGGGCGTCCGCCGCGGATCACCGCGAGCTCGGAGGCGGTCAGGGGGGCGGGTGCTGTGGAGAAATCGGCCATCGATCCTCTATAGCGCGGGACGCGGGCGATTTCACGGATTGCAGGGAGCGGGGAAAAAACCGGTGGAAGCGGCACCGCATCTGCGGGGGGAGGGGAGGGTGCGATGCCGCTTCCGAGGCAGTCCGGGAGTAAACTCCCGACCAGATCATGGCTCTTTGACTGGCCTTGAAACGGATATGGGAACGGTGGGCGGCGGTTTCGAGTCCATATGGGCGCTGCGACACTCCGCCGCATGACGTTTATTGCGAGGATTGGCGCACCTGCCGGTGTCGTCTAGTCTGCCCGCGCTCACAGGGAGGAAAATAAATGCCGTTCACGCCCGCTTCAGACGCTTTGAAGCACATCAAGGTGCTCGACCTGACCCGCGTCCGGTCCGGGCCGACCTGCGTCCGCCAGCTCGCCGACTGGGGCGCCAATGTCATCAAGGTGGAACTGCCGGAGGCGCTCGAAGGCGGCAACCAGCTCGGCGGCAAGCGCCATGGCTCGGATTTCCAGAACCTGCACCGCAACAAGCGGGCGATCTCGCTGAACCTGAAGGACCCGGACGGTGTCGCGGTCCTGAAGAAGCTGGTGGAGAGCGCCGACGTGGTGGTGGAGAACTTCCGCCCCGACGTGAAGACCCGCCTCGGCATCGATTACGAGGCGCTGTCGGCGATCAATCCCCGCATCGTCTACGCCTCGATCTCCGGTTTCGGCCAGGACGGCCCGTACGAGAAGCGCCCGGGCTTCGACCAGATCGCCCAGGGCATGGGCGGGCTGATGAGCATCACCGGCCTTGTCGGCCAGGGCCCCGTGCGCGCCGGCATCCCGGTCGCCGACCTCACCGCCGGCCTGTTCGCCTCCATCGGCATCTTCATCGCCCTGCTGGAGCGCGGCGAGAGCGGCAAAGGCCAGTGGGTGCAGACCTCGCTGCTGCAGGCCATGACCTTCATGCTCGACTTCCAGGCCGCGCGCTGGACCATGGACGGCAACGTGCCCAAGCAGGCGGGCAACGATCATCCGACCTCGATCCCGACCGGCGTGTTCACCACCACCGACGGCCACATCAACATCGCCGTCGCCGGCCAGGCGATCTGGAAGCGGTTCTGCACGGCCATCGGCCGCGACGACCTGACCGATCATCCGGACTATTCCACCGGCGAGCTGCGCTCGGCCAACCGCCACGCCCTGAACGCGATCATCGACGAGGTGACGCGGAACAAATCGTCGGAGGAGTGGGTCGACCTGTTCAACGAGGCCGGCGTTCCGGCCGGGCCGATCAACACCATCGACAAGGTCTTCCAGGACCCGCAGATCCAGCATCTCGGCATGCAGCGCGGGGTGGACTCCCCCAATGTCGGCCGCCGGATCGACCTGGTGGCCCAGCCGAT
It includes:
- the ccmD gene encoding heme exporter protein CcmD — protein: MDYFSMGGYAAYVWPSYGIAALVLIGLLIHSWTGARRQEAEVARLRELGADIRRRAGEDRAEDGR
- the ccmA gene encoding heme ABC exporter ATP-binding protein CcmA — its product is MADFSTAPAPLTASELAVIRGGRPVFAGLSLALDVGGALRLAGPNGGGKSTVLRVVAGLLAPLRGRVNWNGAPIGDDPAAHGRRIAYLGHADALKSALTARENAETLLAVAGRRSQETLDRAFALLDLERLADLPAGWLSAGQRRRVALARVVASGAPLWLLDEPTVGLDAASVAALERAIAGHRSAGGMVIAATHIALDLGPGDATLDPGAFAWRPDAFDEMSQEGLV
- the ccmB gene encoding heme exporter protein CcmB — its product is MRPFLAVVARDLRLARRQGTDIAMTLAFFVVVVALFPLGLGPTPELLSRIAPAVLWVTALLAAMLSFDRLFQQDSEDGGLEQLALSGLPLSLLALAKACAHWLTTGLPMLVLAPLLAVSLNLAADAYWTLVATLAIGTPVVSLFGTVGAALVVGARRAGVLVALIVLPLLIPVLIFAVSAVEASGAGLSVRVHLLFLGAILAASIPLAPLAAGAALRQALD
- a CDS encoding CaiB/BaiF CoA-transferase family protein → MPFTPASDALKHIKVLDLTRVRSGPTCVRQLADWGANVIKVELPEALEGGNQLGGKRHGSDFQNLHRNKRAISLNLKDPDGVAVLKKLVESADVVVENFRPDVKTRLGIDYEALSAINPRIVYASISGFGQDGPYEKRPGFDQIAQGMGGLMSITGLVGQGPVRAGIPVADLTAGLFASIGIFIALLERGESGKGQWVQTSLLQAMTFMLDFQAARWTMDGNVPKQAGNDHPTSIPTGVFTTTDGHINIAVAGQAIWKRFCTAIGRDDLTDHPDYSTGELRSANRHALNAIIDEVTRNKSSEEWVDLFNEAGVPAGPINTIDKVFQDPQIQHLGMQRGVDSPNVGRRIDLVAQPIKMSRTPSEIVVYPPDPGEQTDEILAEHGYSEAEIADLRARSVI
- the ccmE gene encoding cytochrome c maturation protein CcmE codes for the protein MTRKNQRIAMIVGGLAFLGIAAGLVLTAFEDSVVFFFSPTDLQAQPTDPERRIRIGGLVESGSVERGPADAEIRFVVTDGNTSLPVRYVGILPDLFREGQGIVAQGRLRDAVFQADEVLAKHDETYMPKEVADALKKQGHWKEGDPPPGTAAPGTAPNAGGDS
- a CDS encoding heme lyase CcmF/NrfE family subunit; this translates as MIAELGHLALAAALVVAVFQTVVPLYGAARRDSTLMEMAQPAALVQFAALIFAFGALTHAFVTSDFSVSNVAENSHSLKPMLYKVSGVWGNHEGSMLLWVLILSLFGAAVAAFGGNLPESLRARTIAIQGLIGIGFLAFILFTSNPFERVIPAPIDGRGLNPLLQDIGLALHPPMLYLGYVGLSTTFSFAVAALLEGRVDPSWARWVRPWTLAAWVALTAGITLGSGWAYYELGWGGWWFWDPVENASFMPWLAATALLHSAIVVEKRDALKSWTILLALIAFALSLLGTFLVRSGVLTSVHAFAVDPERGMFILVLLAIAIGGSFALYAWRAPTMEGGGVFRPISREGGLVLNNLLNATGAATVLIGTLYPLALETVTGEKVSVGPPFFEATFVPLMVPLIIALGIGPMLAWKRGDLAGALHNLWAAAIIAICVGMALAWLQGAPVGAALGMALAAWLAIAVLTEWADRVRLFRVPLSSSLSRAAGLPRSAYGMTLAHFGLAVFIVGAVGETYFSAEVVRYAAPGDKVEIAGHTLTFEGVTERAGPNFNAQVGSFVLEDGHRLESERRFFPAEGQQTTEAAIRVRPAGDLYTVLGEPADGDRWTIRVYYKTLVMWIWVGGFLMSLGGLVSLADRRLRVGAPAPRRARMDLAAAGGDD
- a CDS encoding heme ABC transporter permease, translated to MHRFANPTRFFRIANALLPVLGAVSAGLFAAGLYYALFDSPADYQQGETVRIMYVHVPAAWAALACYATMALAGASFLIWKHILADLAARAAAPIGAGFTLISLATGSLWGQPMWGTWWVWDARLTSVLILFFLYLGYIALVNAFDDQDRGGRAGAVLALVGAVNLPIIKFSVDWWNTLHQPASVLRMDGPSIAPEMLLPLMLMASAYFSLFGVMMILRLRSLYAGRRLRQMRLAAAAR